GCTGGGCGGCAAGCACTATTACCGCAAGGTGCGCGACCGCTCGTCGTACGCGTTTGCCCTGATTTCGGTGGCGGCCGTGGTGCTGCCGGACGGTACCGGCCGCGTAGCTTTGGGCGGCGTCGCCCACAAGCCGTGGCGTTTGCCAGCGGCGGATGCCAGCGTGGCGCAAGGCGGCAAGGCCGTGGCCGACCAGTTGCTGGCCGGCGCCCGCACCACCGAAGACAACGCCTTCAAGATCACCCTGGTCCAGCGCACGATCTCCGCCGTGCTGGCGGAAGCGAAGAAAGCCTAAGCCATGAAATTTACCACTCCCGCCACCATCAATCCGATCGACCAGCTGAAGGTCGTCGGCAAGCCGCTCGACCGCATCGACGGCCCCATGAAAACCACCGGCACCGCGCCGTATGCCTACGAGCAGCACGCGGTGGCGCCGAATGCCGCCTACGGTTACGTGGTCGGTTCGTCTATCGCCAAGGGCAAGATCACCGCGATCGACCTGGCTGCCGCCCGCAAATCGCCGGGCGTGCTGGCCATCGTCACCTACGAAAATGCCGGTAAACTCGGCAAGGGCAAGATGAACACCGCCCACCTGCTGGCCGGTCCCGACGTCGAACACTATCACCAGGCCGTTGCCGTGGTCGTGGCCGACACCTGGGAACAGGCGCGCGCCGCCGCCCAGCTGGTGCAAGTCAAATACGCCGAAAGCGCAGGCGCGTACGACCTCGCCAAGGTGAAAGACACCGCCAAGCCGCACAAGGACAAGGAAAACGCCGACACCAAGGTCGGCGACTTCGACGGCGCCTTCAAAGCGGCACCGGTGAAAATCGACCTCACCTACACCACGCCCGACCAGTCGCACGCGATGATGGAGCCGCACGCGTCGATCGCCAAGTGGGACGGCGACAAGGTCACCATCTGGACCTCGAACCAGATGATTGCCTGGGGCCAGGGCGATGTCGCCAAGACCCTCGGCCTGTCCAAGGACCAAGTGCGGCTGGTATCGCCGTACATCGGCGGCGGCTTCGGCGGCAAGCTTTTCGTGCGCTGCGAGGCCGTGCTGGCCGCGCTGGGCGCCAAGGCAGCGGGCCGTCCGGTCAAGCTGACCCTGCCACGACCGTTCATGTTCAACAACACCACGCACCGGCCGGCCACCATCCAGCGCCTGCGCATCGGCGCCAGCCGCGAGGGCAAGATCACTGCCATCGGCCACGAAAGCTGGTCCGGCGACCTGCCCGAAGGGCAACCGGAAACCGCCACCGCCCAGACCAAGCTGCTGTATGCCGGCGCCAACCGCATGACCAAAATGCGCCTGGCCGTATTGAATCTCCCTGAAGGCAACGCCATGCGCGCCCCGGGCGAAGCGCCGGGCCTGATGGCGCTCGAAGTGGCGATCGACGAGCTGGCCGAAAAGCTGAAAATGGATCCGGTGCGTTTCCGCATCATCAACGACATCACCCACGATCCGGCCAAGCGCGAGCGCAAATTCTCGCAACGCCGTTTCGTCGAGTGCATGCGCGTGGGTTCCGAGCGCTTCGGCTGGGACAAGCGCAACGCCCTGCCGGGCCAAGTACGCGATGGCCGCTGGCTGATCGGCTACGGTGTCGCATCCGCCTTCCGCAACAATATCGTCATGAAGTCGGGCGCGCGCGTCAAACTCGACAGCAAGGGCATCGTCACGGTCGAAACCGACATGACCGACATCGGCACCGGCAGCTACACCATCATCGCCCAGACTGCCGCTGAAATGATGGGTGTCACCATCGACAAGGTCGTGGTCAAGCTTGGCGACTCCGACTTCCCGGTCTCGGCCGGTTCGGGCGGGCAGTGGGGCGGCAACAGCTCCACCGCCGGCGTGTACGCCGCGTGCGTCAAGCTGCGCGAGGCCGTGGCGCAAAAACTGGGCCTGCCAGCCGACGCGGAATTTGCCGATGGTTCGGTGCGCGGCGGCGGCAAGACGGCCACCCTGGCCAAGGCCGCCGAAGGCGGCGACATCATGGCGGAAGACAGCATCGAATTCGGCGACCTGGACAAGAAATTCCAGCAATCGACGTTTGGTGCACACTTCGTCGAAGTGGGCGTCGATGCCGACACCGGCGAAACCCGCATCCGCCGCATGCTGGCCGTGTGTGCGGCCGGCCGCATCCTCAACCCCAAGTCGGCCCGCAGCCAGGTCATCGGCGCCATGACCATGGGCGCGGGTGCTGCCCTGATGGAAGACCTGGTGGTGGACCATCGCCGTGGCTTTTTTGTGAACCACGACCTGGCCGGTTACGAAGTGCCTGTCCATGCCGACATTCCCCACCAGGACGTGATCTTCCTCGACGAAACCGACCCGATGTCGTCGCCAATGAAGGCCAAGGGTGTCGGCGAGCTCGGTATTTGCGGGGTAGGGGCGGCAATTGCCAACGCCATCTACAACGCTACCGGCGTGCGCGTGCGCGAATACCCGATCACGCTCGACAAGCTGATCGACAAGCTGCCGCAGCAGGCGTGACAGCGACCGCTAGCCGCCGATCCGTCATTCCCGCGTTCGCGGGAATGACAAATTTCAGCGCAACGACTGCGATGACTATTGCGCGTTTGGTCACCCGCCTGAGAATTTGGCAGGGCCGGACAGCAGGGCACGGCTGCCGCGCTACCATCGCGGTAACGCCCATACCAAGATAACCCATGCTCCCAACGTCACCATCGCGCCGCAAGGCCGTTCTCGCCGGCCTCGGCCTGCCCCTGTTCGCCGGCTGCGCCAGCATCGCCGCTGGCGGCCACCCGCAACAACGGATCACGATCAAAGCCCCGTTCGCCATGCCCGTCATCGCGGTTCCCGACTTCGCCGCCAGCAAGCGTTTTCCGATCACCGATTTCGGCGCCGACCCGGCCAGCCAAAGCGCCACCTCGAGCGCGATCACGCGCGCCATTGCCGCCGCCCATGCCAGCGGCTCCGGCGTGGTCGTGGTGCCGCCCGGCGTATGGCCCACCGCCAAGATTCACCTCAAGAGCAACGTCAACCTGCACGTGGAGAAGGGCGCGACCCTGCTGTTTTCCGAGCGTCCAGAAGACTACCTGCCGGCAGTACTCAGCAGCTGGGAGGGGCTGGAATGCTATAACTACTCGCCGCTGGTGTATGCGTTCGAGTGCGAAAACGTCGCCATTACCGGCCAGGGCAAGCTGCAAGCCAAGCTCGACATCTGGCGCGTATGGTATGCACGGCCCAAGCCGCACATGGATGCGCTGGTGGCCCTGTACCACCAGGCAGCCAAGGGCGTACCCGTGAGCGAACGGCAAATGACCGGCGGCGCGGCCAACCTGCGCCCGCAATTCGTCCAGTTCAACCGCTGCCGCCATGTGCTGATCGAAGACATCAGCATCGAGGACAGCCCGTTCTGGGTGGTGCACCCGCTGCTGTGCAAGGACGTGGTGATCCGCCGGGTGAATATCCGCGCGCACGGCCACAACAACGATGGTGTCGATCCCGAGATGACCCAGAGCGTGCTGATCGAAGACTGCGTGTTCGACCAGGGCGACGACGCGATCTCCGTCAAGTCCGGGCGCGACCAGGATGCGTGGCGCCTTGGCGTACCTTCGCGCAACATCGTCATGCGCAACTGCCGTATCAAGAACGGCCACCAGCTGATCGCCATCGGCAGCGAACTGTCGGCCGGCATCGAGAACGTGTACGTCGATAACTGCCACTTCGACCATGCCGATTCGCGCGTGGCCAGCACCATCAACAACCTGCTGTTCGTCAAGACCAACGAGCGGCGTGGCGGCTACGTGCGCAATATTTACGTCAACAACGTTAGCGCCACCCGCATCGCCGGCGGCGTCCTCAGCGTGGAAACCGATGTGCTGTACCAGTGGCGCAACCTGGTGCCCACCTACGAACGGCGCCTGACGCCGATCGAGGGCCTGCATGTCAGTAACGTCACGGTGGGGGAGGCCAGGTTCGTTTGCCACATCAAGGCCGAGCGCGAGATGCCCGTCAAAAATGTCACTTTAAGCAAGATTCAAGTCAAAAAGGTGGGGGATACCCACATCTTGACCGAAAATGTCCACGGTTTCATAAACCAGGGATAAGTAGTCTTACCGAGATAATCGATTACAATGGCCTCCTCTTAACTCTGGAAGGCAAGGCATGGAATGGCTATTCGACCCAAACATTTGGGTCGGCTTGTTCGCACTTATCGTACTCGAAATCGTCCTCGGTATCGATAACCTGATATTCATAGCAATTCTCGCGGACAAACTCGCGCCCGAGCAGCGCGACAAGGCAAGGCTGATCGGTTTGAGCCTGGCCATGATCATGCGCCTCGGCTTGCTGTCTGTCATGTCCTGGCTGGTCACCCTGACCGAGCCGCTATTCCACATCGCCTCGCAACCGTTCTCCGGCCGTGACCTGATCCTGCTGTTGGGCGGCCTGTTCCTGCTGTTCAAGGCTACTACCGAACTGCACGAGCGGGTCGAGGGCAAGGTCCACGTCCACACCGGCAACCGCGAATATGCGAGCTTCGGCGCGGTCGTGGCGCAGATCGTCGTGCTCGACGCCGTGTTCTCGCTCGACGCCGTGATCACGGCCGTTGGCATGGTCGAGCAACTGGGCGTAATGATGGCCGCCGTGGTGATTTCGATGGCCGTGATGGTGCTGGCGTCGAAGCCGCTGACGCGCTTCGTCAATGCGCACCCGACCGTGGTGGTGTTGTGCCTGAGCTTCCTGCTGATGGTGGGCTTGAGCCTGATCGCCGAAGGCCTGGGTTTCCACATCCCCAAAGGTTATCTGTACGCAGCGATTGGTTTCTCGGTCGTGATCGAGTTTCTCAACCAGCTGGCGCGCCGTAACTTCCTGCGCAAGGATGAACACATGCCGCTGCGCGACCGTACCGCCGACACCGTGCTGCGCTTGCTGGGGAGCAAGAAGCGCGCAACGGCCGGCGAAGAGCCGGAACAGACCAGCGACACCGTCGAACTGCCCGCGTTCGAGGAGCAGGAACGCAATATGGTCAGCGGCGTGCTGAGCCTGTCGCAACGTTCGATCCGTTCGGTGATGACCAACCGATCCGACATTTCGTGGATCGACCTGGACCAGGACAGCGCCACCATCCAGGGCCAGTTGCTGGAAACGCCGCACAGCTTCTTCCCGGTCAGCCGGGGCCAGCTCGACAACGTGGTAGGCATCGTGCGCGCCAAGGACCTGGTGGCCTGCCTGGCCGCCGGCCAGGAAATCACCGATGAATACGTGCGCGCACCGATCATCATGCCCGAAGCCGGCGGCGTGCTGAAAGTGATGGAAACCCTCAAGCGTTCGCGCCAACTGGTGCTGATCGCCGACGAGTACGGCACCATCGTGGGCCTGGTCACGCCGATCGACATCCTGGAAGCGATCGCCGGCGAGTTCCCGGACGAGGACGAGCAGCCGGAAGTGCAAGTGGAAGGCCCGGGCCGCTGGCGCGTGGCCGGCAGCGCCGACCTGCACCACCTGCAGCAAGTACTGGAGACCGATGCGCTGGTCAGCGAGACCGACGACTACGCGTCCCTGGGTGGCTTCATGCTGGAACAATTCGGCGCCTTGCCGGAGCTGGGCCAGGCCATCGAGGTCGATGGCTTGCGCTTCGAGGTGGCGGAGCTACTGGAGCGCAGGATTGCCACGGTGCTGATCAGCCGGGTCGAGCCGCAGGGCGATAACGTGTAAAAAAAATCCCCGCAGCTGCGGGGATCGCATACTTCTTACTTCGCCGGGGCGTTCGACCCCGGCATTATTTCCAGCTTCACTCCACCGCGTACCGTCCGCAAATTCACCAGTTTCACAGGCTCCAGTGCGTTGGCCGCTTTGCCGTCAGTGGTGACCGCCAGCGCGATGGTGTTCTGACCGTTGGGATTCAGAATGCCCGGCGGCAGCACGAACACCCGTTGCGGGCCGATGTGGGCGATGAATTGGCCCATATTCCAGCCATTCACAAAGATCAGCACGCGATTCTCGCGTTCCGAACGCGGCGTGGTCGTGTCGCCGAATGCCAGTCCCAGTTGCACATCGTGGTCTTTCGGCAGGTCGAGGTCGAACGACGTGCGCAACCAGTAGGTGCCGGCTGCCGGTGGTGCAGCGGTGGGCTTGGCGGCGGCCCAGCCGATTTTGCTGTCCTGCTGCTCCCACAGCGGGCGATACCAGCCTGCGCGCTCGCCGTACAGGCCGCCGTTGTTCATCGGACCGCGCACCACGTCGGCAATCTGCTCGCCGCCGAGGTTGCCCTGGATGCGCCAGGTAATCGGCACGCCGAAACGCTGGCCGCCACGCTTGGTCAGCGACGCGGCGATCAGGCCGCGTGCTTCGCGGTGGTAATCGTCGGCCATCAGGTTCCAGTTGTGCGAATTGTTACGCACCATGACTGCGATGACGTGTTCGCCCTTCGTCAATTTATCGCCGAGCGACAGCTTGACGCTGTCGGTGGTCTCGGGGAACGAGCGGCCCACGTCCATCTCGTCCTGGCCGATGAACTTGCCATCGACCCACACCTGCACCATGCCCGCTCCGCCGGCGCCGTAGAACAGTTCCAGCTGGTTGGTTTTCGGGTCAACAATGTTGACGCGGCCGCGATACCAGACGTCGCCGTGGTGGAAGCCGTAGTCGCTCATCGCCAGCGTCGGCTGGCCACGCTCTGGCATGGTCCAGGTTTGCGCTGCCGAGGCGCGATTATCGACATGGGTCCACTTGCTGTCGTCGAAGCCGGGCTGGGCTTCCAGGCTGTCCATGCGGCGCGACCAGGGCAGGGTGGCCAGGTCGGGCAGCTTGACGGCGGCGGGACCGGCCAGGGTACCTGCCTTGATGCTGCCGTCCGGCTGCGGCGCCAGCGCCAGGTTGTCGCCATTGAAGCTGGCCGAGGTAAAGGCGGGGCCCCACACGGTCAGCTCGCTGGCGGCGGCGGTGTCGCCGGTCAGCGCCAGTTTGCCGTCGGCCAGGGTGGCGGTGCGCACCATGGCTGGCGTCAGCTGCAATACCGTGCCGGCAGGGGTGTTCTGGCTCCAGAACTGCAGGCTGTGCTTGTTATCGGCCAACAGCAGCAACAGCGGCGCCCGGCCACCGCCGGTGATGCGCACGCGCGCCAGGCCGTCGTGGGTATAGGTCAGCTTGAGGTCGCCCGTAGCGGCATCGAAACGCGCTGTCACCTGTCCGGCCAGCACTTCCACCTTCGGTTCGCCCTGGAAGCGCAGCACGGTTTCGCCGGCTTCGCCATCGCGGCCGTGCAGCAGCGCGATGTCGCGCTCGCCGTTGGCAAAGTGGGTCTGGATTTCGGAGGTCGAATACACCAGGTGCTGGCGTCCGAGCTTGTAGTTCGCCAGCAGCATCTTGGCATCCTGGCCGTTCAGGCGCAGCGGCACCTGGTACTTGCCGTCGGCGGTGGCCAGGTCGAACGTAAAGCTGTCGTCGGTGGTCAGGTCGGACGGGCTGTGCACGGCAAACAGCACGTGGGTGCCCAGGTCCGGGTTGATATTGTGATAGACCTTGGCTTTCGGCGACGAGGTGGCGATCTCCGGCCCCTTGTCCATCTTGACCAATGCCTGTTCGGCTGCCTGCACGAACATGCCTTGCTGCTTGAGCGACAGCGCCTTGGCACGCAAGCCGCGGTCTTCCGAGATCGGCGCGCCGTAATCGTACGACGTGTACACCACCGGACCGGCCAGCCAGCCCCACGACGTGCCGCCAAAAGTCATGTACACATTGTGGATGGTAATGCGGTTGATCAGGTTAGTGCCATAGAACACGCGCTGGTAGCCGGTGCCCTGGCGTTCAGCCGTGCAATTATAGGTGCCGTTTGAACCCCAGTAATCGAACCAGCCGCCGCCGAGTTCGGCCGCAAAGCCGGGCGTCTTCGGCGACGACAGCGAGCCGATCTTGGGCGAATTCTTGCCATAGATGCCCCAGTCGGGCGCCTTGTTGGGGCCGGCCGGGCTGGCAAACACGTTGCAGGTTCCGCCCGGGTAGCCGTCGAACGCGTACATGTCGGTGGGGCCGGGATTGGCCCATGGCGCGGTGGAGTTCTTTGGCGTCCAGTCCGGCAGGCGGCCGGCCGAGTTGTGGAAGAACGGCACGCTCAGGCCATCGGCGCGGGCTTTTTTGGCCAGGTGTTCCATCTGGCGTACGTGCTTCGGCTCGACCTTGCCCAGTTCGTTTTCGAGCTGGTAGGCGATCACGTTGCCGCCGCCGGTGGTGGCCTGGTGGCGGGCGATGATGGCGTTAATCTGCGTCATCCATTCATCGACGGCCGCCAGATACACAGGGTCGTCGGTGCGCGCTTCGGCGCGGTTGCGGAACATCCAGCCCGGGTAGCCGCCGCCGGTCAGTTCCGCATTCACGTACGGACCGGTGCGGGCGATCACGTACATGCCTTCTTCTTCGGCGATCTCGAGCGCGCGCTCGACATTGCGGACATTGGAAAAATCGTACACGCCGGGCGCCGACGAGTGATAGCCCCAGTCGAAATAAAAGGCCACGCCATTGAAGCCCAGCGCCTTCATCTTCTGGATCACGTCGCGCCACAGCGACGGGTTGGGCAGGCGGAACGGGTGGATTTCACCGGACCACACCACGATGCGCTTGCCATCGACCAGCATCGAATGCTCGTCCCAGCTGATTTTTTTCGGTTGGCCTTTCGTCTTGGTGGCGGCAGCGAACTGCTTGCCGTCTTCCGCCAGCACGGCAGTCTTGCCCAGCAGGCCGGACACGCCGCCCAGTTCCTGCTGCCTGGTCCAGGTGCGCAGGCCGTCACTGCTGTCGGCGTACCACAGCTTGCCCAGCACGGCGTCGGTAAAGTATGCGCGCCAGTGGCCGTTGGCCAGCTTGACCAGCGACTGGCCGCCTGCCGTGCGGCCCCAGCTCTCGCGGCCGCCGCGGGGGGCAACCGTCCATTGCCCGGCCAGCGTGGTGGAAGTGGCCAGCTCCAGCAACCCGGTTTGATCATCGCGCACCAGCGCGGCATAGCCGTCATCGGTCGCCACCACCACGGCATCGCTGGCGGCGGGCAGGCCGGCGAGCGTGACAGGCGCCGACCATTGCGACAGGTCGGCATTGGCCGTCAGCAGTTGCACAGTGCCGGTGCTGGAAGCGACCACGAGCTTGAGCGCGCCATCCTTGTCGCGCAGCCAGCGCGGGGTGCCGGCGATGCCGGGCAAGTCGCGCACGAACTGCCAGCGCTTCAAATCCCGCGAGCGCGTGAGGGCCAGCGCGCTGCCGGTGGCGTACACCACGTAATAATAGCCGTCGCTGTGCCGCACGATGGCCGGATCGCGCAGGGTGGCATTGCTGCTCTGCTGGTCGGGCTGGAACGCTTCCGAGGCCAGCGATGTGAAGGTCACGCCGTCGGTGGACGAAAACACGCTCAGCGCATTATTCGACGCCAGGTTGACACTGGTCAGCACGAACGCCTGGGCGTTGGCGGCCGCATTGTTGGCGCTGGCGGCAGAGGTGGCAGCATTGGCGGGGCGGTTGGCATCGGAAGCCTGGGGAATACCGAGTTCCTGCGCCATGCAGCTGAGCGCAAGCGACATGCCGCCAAGGGCGGTCAGGCCGGTATGGAGCAACTTGAGGCGGGGGCGGGAAGCGGGGGCGCGACGTCCGGAAAAGCGTGGTGGAATAGTGAGCATGGACCCTGTATCTGATGGTTAAAGATTCCGAGCGCTCATGATAAATGGTTACAGAGGACGAAAAATCTGTCATCCGATCAATTCCTTGAGAGATTCGCCCCGTTTTGAGCGCAAGTCACTATCAAAGAGATAGCCGAAAATCCACGAAAAACGTATTTCCTTCGACCCCGAAAACGCCCGCCGTTGCCAAAAAACCCGCATGGAAACGCGCTTGGTTAATCGTTTTCCAATTTAGTGATGCATTTCCACAACATCGATGCAAAGACTAATGACCGATTGGGCAACTACGTGCATACTAAAAAAACTGGTCCGACCAATTCTAAGATTGGTTTACCAGAAGATTAAACCGATCCAACCAATTTATAAAATCCAGGACGGAGGAGACACATGCATCAATCCACCCCACCACTGCGTCGGGCGACGATGGCAGTTTGCATTTCTGTAGCACTGCTTCAAATGAGCGGCCAGGCCTATGCCCAGACCGCACCGGCCGAAGCCCCTGCACAGGAAGTTCAGGCAGTCGTCGTTACCGGTTCGCTGATCCGCCGTGTTGCGGATGAAGGCGCCACCCCGCTGACCACCATCAAGTCGGCCGAGATGGAAGCGCGCGGCCACACCGAACTGAAAGACCTGGTCCTCGAACAGCCGCAGTCGCTGTCGCTGGGCACCAATACCGGCGCCGCCGGTCCGGTGACCAATTTGCGCGGCCTGGGCCCGATGCGTACCCTGACCCTGCTCAACGGCCGCCGCCTGGCCAACGAGCCGCTGCAGGACCAGTACGTGTCGGTCAACGTGATCCCGCGTATGGCGCTCGACCGCGTGGAAACCCTGTCCGGCGGCGCCGCATCGATCTACGGCGCCGACGCCATCGGCGGCGTGCAGAACTTCTGGACCAAGCGCGGTTACAAGGGCCTGACCCTGAAAGGCGAATTCGCCGCACCGCAAATGCACGGCGGCGGCACCACCAAGTCGTTCGGCGCCATCGGCGGCTTCGGCGACCTGGGCAAGGACGGTTTCAATGCGTACTTCGCCATCGACCACCAGGAGAAATCGGCGCTGATGCAGGGCGATCGTCCCGAACAGCACGACCCGGACACCCTGCGTTCCCTGGGCCTGGGCCTGCTGCCGGAAGGCCGCAACTCGAACCCGCTGGCCAACTTCGGTTTCACCCGCGCCTCGAACTCGAACTACAATCCAAACTACGCCACCGGCTGTAATTCGCCGGCCTCGCTGCCAACCCTGGGGGCGCAAAGTACCGCCGCCACCCCGACCTATGCGCCTGGTTGCTACCGCAATCCGCTGTACTTCAACGCGGTCACCGACGGCAGCAAAATCACCACCATGTCCGGTCGCCTGAGCTTCAACCTGTCCGGCGGTCACAAGATCGACATGGACGTGCTGAACTCCGAGTTCACGGTACAGAAATTCCGTGGCATGCAGACCCCGGCCGCGACCAATCCGTTCACCACCTACTCGATGCCATCGACCAGCCGCTTCTACCCGGGCAACGGCATCACTCCGGCGGTGCGCGTAGTGGGCACCAATGGCGCGACCAGCACGCCAACCATGTACATCGACGCGACCAAGACCCCTGGCACGCCGGTCAACCTGAACATGGCCAACCGTCCGATCTACTTCCAGTGGGGGCCGGCGGAACTCGGTTCGGCCTACCGCAACGACAAGCAGACCAACAAGCGCCTGGTGCTCACCGCCGAAGGCGAAGTGCTGGGCTGGGACTACCGCGCGGGCGCCAACTACGGCGTGGCAGAGCGTAACACCATGGTCGGCGACGGCTACATCCTGTACTCGAAAGCGCAGGACGGCATCAACCGCGGCATCCTCAACCCGTTCGGACCGCAGGACGAAGCCGGCACCGCTTACCTGAAGAGCATCGTCGCCAAGGATTACACGTACCGCCTGAACAAGGCCTACAACAAGAGCATCGACCTGACCCTGTCCAAGGGACTGTTCAAGCTCGGTGGCGGCGACCTGACGCTGGCCGTTTCCGGCGAGCTGCGTGAAGACAGCGCCCGCACGTTCAATGCGCCGCTCGACTACGTGTACAAGAAGGCCGACGGCAGCTACAACATCGATGCGGCCGGCAATGTGCTGCAAAGCGACCTGGTCGGCGAGCTGCCGCAAGGCGTGGCCAAAAAACTCAAGCGCAAGATCTCGTCGATCCTGGCCGAAGTCGATGCGCCGATCACCGACACGTTCCTGCTGAACGCCGCCGTGCGCGCAGACAAGTACGACGATCTCGATCAGACTACGGTCAATCCGAAACTGGCCGCGCGCTGGCAGCCATATCAGCCGCTGGTACTGCGTGGTTCGGTATCGACCGGTTTCCGGGCGCCGTCGATCATGGACATCCAGAACCCGACCGCCGAAGTGCGTACCCAGCAGATGGACGATCCGGTCCTGTGCCCGAGCGCGCAACCAACCGTGGCCGGCAGCGGCACACCGGTGGCCGGC
This is a stretch of genomic DNA from Duganella zoogloeoides. It encodes these proteins:
- a CDS encoding TonB-dependent receptor domain-containing protein, with amino-acid sequence MSGQAYAQTAPAEAPAQEVQAVVVTGSLIRRVADEGATPLTTIKSAEMEARGHTELKDLVLEQPQSLSLGTNTGAAGPVTNLRGLGPMRTLTLLNGRRLANEPLQDQYVSVNVIPRMALDRVETLSGGAASIYGADAIGGVQNFWTKRGYKGLTLKGEFAAPQMHGGGTTKSFGAIGGFGDLGKDGFNAYFAIDHQEKSALMQGDRPEQHDPDTLRSLGLGLLPEGRNSNPLANFGFTRASNSNYNPNYATGCNSPASLPTLGAQSTAATPTYAPGCYRNPLYFNAVTDGSKITTMSGRLSFNLSGGHKIDMDVLNSEFTVQKFRGMQTPAATNPFTTYSMPSTSRFYPGNGITPAVRVVGTNGATSTPTMYIDATKTPGTPVNLNMANRPIYFQWGPAELGSAYRNDKQTNKRLVLTAEGEVLGWDYRAGANYGVAERNTMVGDGYILYSKAQDGINRGILNPFGPQDEAGTAYLKSIVAKDYTYRLNKAYNKSIDLTLSKGLFKLGGGDLTLAVSGELREDSARTFNAPLDYVYKKADGSYNIDAAGNVLQSDLVGELPQGVAKKLKRKISSILAEVDAPITDTFLLNAAVRADKYDDLDQTTVNPKLAARWQPYQPLVLRGSVSTGFRAPSIMDIQNPTAEVRTQQMDDPVLCPSAQPTVAGSGTPVAGRTRDQVCDVLTSYWTKSPNNSFLKPEKSRGFSYGFALEPIKNLSITVDYWGLKMRDVLGAVSIAEIQQNPGKYSDQIIRGADGLIDHIVASQANRGMARIRGADLSANYRFPKTQVGTFDAKLDGTWYQKNEFQGEKDGVWLQNVGVITNDGRYGSAGPNAGLAGLPQINPRWKHTASIGWGYGDFRTTLSHRYNTSVRDLTPRTGSTLTKVDAYSQFNMNVRYTGIPKATVTFGVNNITKEFPPLTANSTYSGGYVTSMADMLGRVYRLSVEYKF